One region of Rhodocaloribacter litoris genomic DNA includes:
- the clpX gene encoding ATP-dependent Clp protease ATP-binding subunit ClpX: MSNRRGEDIIRCSFCGRTAHEVTSMVAGPDVYICDRCINDAAGIVRSDLAAYHGGNGAPGGRRGAPPRHRRLTPLEIKQALDEYVIGQERAKKALAVAVYNHYKRIDARDYFHEYDDVELEKSNILLIGPTGTGKTLLARTLARILDVPFSISDATALTEAGYVGEDVESILAHLLHAADFNVERAERGIIYIDEIDKIARKGDNASITRDVSGEGVQQALLKILEGTIAGVPPKGGRKHPEQSLINIDTTNILFICGGAFDGLSEIIARRLSRNTIGFLADESRSVSKNDPDIFQHVEPDDLLRFGLIPELIGRLPVIAALDALSDEAMKAILTQPRNALVKQYQKLLAMDGIDLYFDDDALDAIVERARALGTGARGLRAVMEETMLEVMFNVHAHADVGACRITRGAVLYKEAPVYEERKASA, encoded by the coding sequence ATGAGCAATCGGCGCGGAGAGGACATCATCCGCTGTTCCTTTTGTGGTCGTACGGCCCATGAAGTGACGTCGATGGTCGCCGGACCGGATGTGTACATCTGCGACCGGTGCATCAACGATGCGGCCGGTATCGTCCGAAGCGACCTGGCGGCCTATCACGGAGGGAACGGTGCTCCGGGAGGGCGGCGCGGTGCGCCCCCCCGCCACCGCCGGCTGACCCCCCTGGAGATCAAGCAGGCCCTCGATGAATACGTGATCGGGCAGGAACGGGCGAAAAAGGCCCTGGCGGTTGCCGTCTACAACCATTACAAGCGCATCGACGCCCGCGACTATTTCCACGAGTACGACGACGTCGAACTCGAAAAGTCGAACATCCTGCTCATCGGGCCCACCGGCACGGGCAAGACCCTGCTGGCCCGCACGCTGGCGCGCATCCTCGACGTGCCTTTCTCCATCTCCGACGCCACCGCCCTGACGGAAGCCGGCTATGTGGGCGAAGACGTCGAAAGCATCCTGGCCCACCTGTTGCACGCCGCCGACTTCAACGTCGAGCGGGCCGAGCGGGGCATCATCTACATCGACGAGATCGACAAGATCGCCCGCAAAGGGGACAACGCCTCCATCACGCGCGACGTCTCGGGCGAAGGGGTGCAGCAGGCCCTGCTCAAGATCCTCGAGGGCACCATCGCCGGCGTTCCTCCCAAGGGCGGGCGCAAGCACCCCGAACAGAGCCTCATCAACATCGACACCACCAACATTTTGTTCATCTGCGGCGGTGCCTTCGACGGCCTGAGCGAGATCATCGCCCGGCGCCTCTCGCGCAACACCATCGGCTTCCTGGCCGACGAGTCCCGCTCCGTCAGCAAGAACGACCCGGACATCTTTCAGCACGTCGAGCCGGACGACCTGCTCCGTTTCGGGCTGATTCCGGAGCTCATCGGGCGCCTGCCGGTCATCGCCGCGCTCGATGCCCTCTCAGACGAGGCCATGAAGGCGATTCTCACCCAACCCCGCAATGCGCTCGTCAAGCAGTACCAGAAGCTCCTGGCCATGGACGGCATCGACCTCTATTTCGACGACGATGCGCTCGACGCCATCGTAGAACGGGCGCGGGCCCTGGGTACCGGCGCCCGCGGCCTGCGGGCCGTCATGGAAGAAACGATGCTGGAGGTCATGTTCAATGTCCATGCCCATGCGGACGTCGGGGCCTGCCGGATCACCCGCGGCGCCGTCCTTTACAAGGAGGCGCCGGTCTACGAGGAACGCAAGGCCAGCGCCTGA
- a CDS encoding YihY/virulence factor BrkB family protein gives MKEFLVRLTPAPVRYYLGGLYRLLDDKDVFLWAQAIAFKVLVTLVPLVLLGTGILALMLRQDAPLETAFEAISRLVRDFLPPPQSWQIITFLQQFLAVGGTLTFIGAVALFLSAMTLFSTVRTVLANVFREEWHDHRSILRGYLFDMRMVVQVGIFFILSLALTFGLQALNAAGADFLQQVGLDYVWLRTGWRRLFNALGLVLPFVLSTAVFFQLIYFNPKPHPPVRSALLGATVAALLWEVVKVAFAVYATKVGRFGGVGIAAGTFGLIIALVFWAYYSGLVFIIGALVTLLHEKRHRLGGRPEAPPEPDAVSGERMDTTTVTEPSPEKHLSPR, from the coding sequence ATGAAGGAATTCCTGGTACGCCTGACCCCGGCGCCGGTCCGGTACTATCTGGGGGGATTGTACCGGCTTCTGGACGACAAGGACGTTTTCCTGTGGGCCCAGGCCATCGCATTCAAGGTGCTCGTGACGCTCGTGCCGCTGGTTCTCCTCGGCACCGGCATCCTCGCCCTCATGCTGCGCCAGGACGCTCCGCTGGAGACGGCCTTCGAGGCGATCTCCCGGCTCGTACGGGACTTTTTGCCGCCCCCGCAGAGCTGGCAAATCATCACGTTCCTGCAGCAGTTTCTGGCCGTCGGCGGCACGTTGACCTTCATCGGGGCGGTGGCGTTGTTTCTCTCCGCCATGACGCTCTTTTCCACCGTTCGTACGGTTCTGGCGAACGTCTTTCGCGAGGAGTGGCACGACCACCGTTCCATCCTGCGCGGCTACCTGTTCGACATGCGGATGGTCGTGCAGGTCGGCATCTTTTTCATTCTGTCCCTGGCACTCACCTTCGGGCTACAGGCGCTCAATGCGGCCGGTGCGGATTTTCTCCAGCAGGTCGGTCTGGACTACGTGTGGCTCCGCACCGGATGGCGGCGGCTGTTCAATGCGCTGGGCCTGGTGTTGCCTTTCGTGCTGAGCACGGCCGTGTTTTTTCAGCTCATCTATTTCAATCCGAAGCCGCACCCTCCGGTTCGGAGTGCCTTGCTCGGGGCCACGGTGGCGGCGTTGCTGTGGGAGGTGGTGAAGGTGGCCTTCGCCGTCTATGCCACCAAGGTGGGGCGTTTCGGCGGGGTCGGGATCGCGGCCGGCACCTTCGGGCTCATCATCGCGCTGGTCTTCTGGGCCTACTATTCGGGGCTGGTTTTCATCATCGGTGCGCTGGTGACCCTGCTCCATGAAAAGCGACACCGGCTGGGCGGCAGGCCGGAAGCGCCGCCGGAACCTGATGCGGTTTCCGGGGAACGAATGGATACGACCACGGTAACGGAGCCTTCTCCGGAAAAGCACCTCTCGCCACGTTAA